The Deinococcus hopiensis KR-140 sequence CTTTAAGATATAGCCATGCGCATCAAAAGAATCGTAACCGCACTGGTGGTTGTGGCGGCGCTGGGCGCTTCTGCAGCTCAGGCCACGAACGTTGCCGGAGCCTCCCCCGCGCAGAGCACCACCACAACTGCGGCTGACGACTTCGGGCGGATCAGCAACAAGTAACGCCGCCTCCCCCCTCTGCCGGAGACGGTGCCCAGGGCGCGTCCCCGGTCTTTTTTGCTTCCTTCACCCTCTATGCCGCGCCTCGGCGAACGCCCGCTGGGCGCTGAAGTTTCCGCTTAGTTTGCCGTAGACCCCATCCGCGCCCAGTTCCCACGAACCGCGCTCGTCGGTCCACTCGGTGACCAGCAGCTCTAGCAGGGTGGTCCGGTGGTGAGCATCAAGGACGGGAGCGATGACCTCCACCCGGCGGTCAAGGTTGCGGCTCATCCAGTCGGCGCTGCCGAAATAGACCTCGGGCTTTCCTGCGCCGCCAAACGCAAAGAGGCGGGCGTGCTCGAGGTAACGGCCCAGCAGGCTGTGGACCCGGATGTTCTCGGACACGCCCGGTACCCCTGGGCGCAGGCAACAGACGCCGCGCACGATCAGCCGAATCTTGACGCCGCCCTGGGAAGCGCGGCAAAGCGCCTCGATCATGCCGGGGTCCGTGAGCTGGTTGACCTTGATGTGCGCCCAGGCGTCGTGCCCGGCCTGGGCGTGCTCGGTCTCGCGCTCGAGCAGGGCCACCAGACCGCTGCGGGCCGTGTCTGGAGCCACAAGCAGGCGGTGGTAGCGGGCCTCGGCGTAGCCAGTGAGGTGGTTGAACAGCTCCGCGACGTCGCTGCCGAGTTCTGGCTGCGCAGAAAGCAGGCTCAGGTCCGTGTAGAGCCGCGCCGTCTTGGCGTTGTAGTTGCCGGTGCCCACGTGGACGTAGCGGCGCAGGCCGCCGCCCTCACGCCGCACCACCATCGTGACCTTGGCGTGGATCTTGAGCCCCACCACCCCGTACACCACGTGCGCGCCCGCCCGCTCCAGTTTGCGGGCCCACGAGATGTTGCGCTGCTCGTCGAAGCGGGCCTTGAGTTCGATCAGGGCCACGACCTGCTTGCCGTTCTCGGCGGCGGTACGCAGCGCTCCCAGCAGGCGGCGGTCATCGCCCGTGCGGTAGAGCGTCTGCTTGATCGCCAGCACCTGTGGGTCGCGCGCCGCTTCCTCCAGGAAGTTGAGTACCCCCTGAAAGCTGTCGTAGGGATGGTGCAGCAGCACGTCGCCCCCGCGCAGGGTGTCGAACACGCCGTCCTCGTCCTCGCCCTCCAGGTCTGGGACGGTGGGCGCGTAGGCGGGAAAACTCAAGTCCGGGCGGTCCACCGGCAGGCCCATCAGGTCCGCGGTGCCCAGGGGACCCTCAAGGTAGAAGATGTC is a genomic window containing:
- the ppk1 gene encoding polyphosphate kinase 1, translating into MSDPTPPTPAPTPSTLSASRRRKKAAGAGNVAEGRTLSTVANPESAFLNRELSWLAFNERVLAEARDLRNPPLERLKYAAICGSNLDEFFMVRVAGVHRQIAAGVQTPGPDGLLPTQTLRLVRDRTHLMLRQIEQAARRTLRDLAADGVRLMRVADLGKRARAALHEQYLSEIQPVLTPLVVDPSHPFPYLSNLSLNLAVLLEAGPGEEPDFARVKVPVGVLPRVVKVGEALLLLEDVIAAHLGELFKGRRVLAAHVFRVTRNTDYEFEEEEAEDLLATIEDGLRRRRFGSAVRLEVVSDTPPGIVTFLQERLRLAPEDIFYLEGPLGTADLMGLPVDRPDLSFPAYAPTVPDLEGEDEDGVFDTLRGGDVLLHHPYDSFQGVLNFLEEAARDPQVLAIKQTLYRTGDDRRLLGALRTAAENGKQVVALIELKARFDEQRNISWARKLERAGAHVVYGVVGLKIHAKVTMVVRREGGGLRRYVHVGTGNYNAKTARLYTDLSLLSAQPELGSDVAELFNHLTGYAEARYHRLLVAPDTARSGLVALLERETEHAQAGHDAWAHIKVNQLTDPGMIEALCRASQGGVKIRLIVRGVCCLRPGVPGVSENIRVHSLLGRYLEHARLFAFGGAGKPEVYFGSADWMSRNLDRRVEVIAPVLDAHHRTTLLELLVTEWTDERGSWELGADGVYGKLSGNFSAQRAFAEARHRG